A single Myxococcales bacterium DNA region contains:
- a CDS encoding CBM9 family sugar-binding protein gives MNLSSLLTRAPLTALACFALFCLPLGCALSETGLEGLEDLSPDASAGGSTPLPPGGSGGGGGSGGGGGLRKAAGELCTGPAECLTGFCAQGVCCDSPCTAGCASCALAGLGGKCSPLSAGTKPLIDGTCQREQPSTCGFDGTCDGSGGCQRHVGGTPCSQGLCSAGTETPASLCNGAGVCLAQPMKSCAPYLCDTRACAAECRRNDDCTGATRCIERKCQLLDAPDVRFTLNTPIVDGLEDDVWKAVPSFPIKNLVAGAVGGPEDLTAGFKAMWTAEAFYVIVDVVDNSLRNDSPEVWQDDALQIFFDADYSRGQTYDGTDDLQYIFGWNDPAFKEAKLNRAQGVTVFSRNKQGNLGYVFEARFPWATLGAMSPSPGKRIGFQLEVDDDDQGQGTEREALVVWFGKSGEAYLRPASFGELVLTGN, from the coding sequence ATGAATCTTAGCTCTTTGCTTACCCGGGCCCCCCTGACGGCCTTGGCATGCTTCGCCCTCTTTTGCCTGCCTCTCGGCTGCGCCCTTTCGGAGACCGGTCTCGAAGGGCTCGAGGACCTCAGTCCCGACGCGAGCGCCGGAGGCAGCACGCCGCTACCGCCGGGCGGCTCGGGCGGGGGTGGCGGCTCGGGCGGGGGTGGCGGCTTGAGGAAGGCCGCGGGTGAGCTTTGCACGGGTCCCGCGGAGTGTCTCACGGGCTTTTGCGCCCAGGGAGTTTGCTGTGACAGCCCGTGCACCGCGGGGTGCGCTTCGTGCGCGTTGGCCGGACTTGGTGGCAAGTGTTCGCCGCTGTCCGCGGGGACAAAGCCCCTCATCGACGGAACGTGCCAGAGGGAGCAGCCTTCGACCTGCGGCTTCGATGGCACCTGCGACGGCAGCGGCGGATGCCAGCGGCATGTGGGAGGCACGCCTTGTTCCCAGGGCCTCTGCAGCGCAGGCACGGAAACCCCGGCGTCTCTTTGCAACGGCGCCGGTGTGTGCCTTGCCCAGCCAATGAAGTCCTGCGCGCCGTACTTGTGCGACACGCGCGCCTGCGCCGCCGAATGCCGCCGGAACGACGACTGCACGGGGGCCACCCGCTGCATCGAGCGCAAGTGCCAGCTGCTCGACGCACCCGACGTAAGGTTCACGCTCAACACCCCCATCGTCGACGGGCTCGAAGACGACGTTTGGAAGGCGGTCCCGTCCTTCCCGATCAAGAACTTGGTGGCAGGCGCGGTTGGCGGTCCGGAAGACCTCACCGCGGGATTCAAGGCCATGTGGACGGCTGAGGCCTTCTACGTGATCGTCGACGTCGTCGATAACTCACTCCGCAACGACTCTCCCGAGGTGTGGCAAGACGACGCCTTGCAGATCTTCTTCGATGCCGACTACAGCCGGGGGCAGACGTACGATGGCACCGATGACCTGCAGTACATCTTCGGGTGGAACGACCCTGCCTTCAAGGAAGCCAAGCTGAACCGTGCGCAAGGCGTGACCGTGTTCTCCCGGAACAAGCAGGGCAACCTGGGTTATGTCTTCGAGGCCCGGTTTCCCTGGGCAACCTTGGGGGCCATGTCTCCCAGCCCGGGCAAGCGGATCGGCTTTCAACTCGAGGTGGACGACGACGACCAAGGCCAAGGCACCGAACGCGAAGCCCTCGTCGTGTGGTTTGGAAAGTCGGGTGAAGCCTACTTGCGTCCCGCTTCTTTTGGTGAGCTCGTGCTGACCGGCAACTAG
- a CDS encoding DUF1080 domain-containing protein: MNPLRLPYGLPGVVAILVLTMRLGQAEADSPPAAPTKPGFTGTPLQAQGTWHIHDAHRPRPPVVVPGQCGTDKGPGRPPSDAEVLLGQRPDLSKWEHEDGAAPTWLMKGGVLQTGRGALQTKQVYRDFQLHVEWATPKDVKGDGQARGNSGVFLLGKFEVQVLDSFENETYADGQASALYGQVPPLVNAALPPGRWQTYDIVFRAPRFVDGNKLESPAIVTVLHNGVVTHAGASFFGPTAHKSNPPYTPEDAQGPLRLQDHGNHVLFRNIWIRPLKAYDEP, encoded by the coding sequence ATGAATCCCCTGCGCTTGCCATACGGGCTGCCCGGAGTCGTTGCGATCTTGGTGCTGACGATGCGCCTTGGGCAGGCTGAGGCCGATTCACCGCCCGCAGCTCCAACCAAGCCAGGCTTCACGGGCACCCCCCTCCAGGCCCAGGGGACATGGCACATCCACGACGCCCATCGCCCGCGACCACCGGTGGTTGTTCCGGGGCAGTGCGGTACCGATAAAGGTCCGGGAAGGCCTCCTTCGGATGCCGAGGTTCTCCTGGGGCAGCGCCCTGACCTATCGAAGTGGGAACACGAAGATGGGGCGGCTCCGACCTGGCTCATGAAGGGTGGGGTGCTGCAAACAGGCCGAGGTGCTCTGCAGACGAAGCAGGTGTATCGAGACTTCCAGCTGCATGTCGAGTGGGCAACCCCGAAAGACGTGAAGGGTGACGGTCAGGCCCGGGGCAACAGCGGCGTGTTCCTGCTAGGAAAATTCGAGGTGCAGGTGCTCGACAGTTTCGAGAACGAGACCTACGCCGACGGACAGGCATCGGCGCTGTACGGACAGGTCCCGCCCCTGGTGAATGCAGCCTTGCCCCCGGGGCGGTGGCAGACCTACGACATCGTCTTCAGGGCGCCCCGATTCGTGGACGGCAACAAGCTCGAAAGCCCCGCCATCGTGACCGTCCTGCACAACGGGGTCGTCACCCATGCGGGAGCTTCTTTTTTCGGTCCGACGGCCCACAAGAGCAACCCGCCCTACACGCCCGAGGACGCGCAGGGGCCGCTGCGCCTGCAGGACCACGGAAACCACGTGTTGTTTCGGAACATCTGGATTCGGCCGCTCAAGGCTTACGACGAACCCTAG
- a CDS encoding DUF1080 domain-containing protein codes for MSRSRLCRWALVHLTAMATLGSCSHAPPGPGVVVPTPVRGTEAQAAVELFNGKDLSGWVVDVPEKDENPGAPDSFVVRDGLLVSLGTPRGHLLTKQSYKNYRLTFEYRFVGAGGNGGVLIHASTPRVLYKMFPQSIEVQLQSGDAGDFWCIHEDISVENMEIRRPREQGSAWGGRRGDARRILNLTDGAERPLGEWNAIVIEAVGTTITVWVNGQLVNRGSGSTASEGQIALQAEGTEMEFRKLQLVPLGGTGSDSGSAP; via the coding sequence GTGAGTCGATCACGTCTTTGTCGTTGGGCTTTGGTGCACCTGACCGCGATGGCAACGCTGGGCAGTTGCAGCCATGCGCCTCCGGGACCCGGCGTCGTGGTGCCCACACCCGTGAGGGGAACTGAGGCGCAGGCGGCCGTAGAGCTCTTCAACGGCAAGGATTTGTCGGGATGGGTCGTGGACGTGCCCGAAAAAGACGAGAACCCTGGTGCGCCGGACAGCTTCGTGGTGCGTGACGGTCTGCTCGTGAGCCTGGGGACGCCGCGGGGCCACCTGCTGACGAAACAAAGTTACAAAAACTACCGCCTGACCTTCGAGTACCGCTTCGTGGGCGCTGGAGGGAACGGCGGGGTGTTGATCCACGCGTCGACGCCGAGAGTCCTGTACAAGATGTTTCCGCAATCGATCGAAGTGCAACTGCAGAGCGGAGACGCGGGTGATTTTTGGTGCATTCACGAGGACATCTCCGTTGAAAACATGGAGATCCGTCGGCCCCGTGAACAGGGAAGCGCGTGGGGAGGCCGGCGAGGGGACGCGCGGCGCATTCTGAACCTCACCGATGGCGCCGAACGTCCTCTGGGGGAGTGGAATGCGATCGTGATTGAAGCCGTGGGAACGACGATAACCGTCTGGGTCAACGGGCAGTTGGTCAACCGAGGCTCGGGGAGCACGGCCAGCGAGGGGCAGATAGCCCTGCAGGCGGAGGGAACGGAAATGGAGTTCCGAAAGCTTCAGCTCGTGCCGCTCGGTGGAACCGGCTCTGACAGCGGAAGTGCGCCATGA
- a CDS encoding gluconate 2-dehydrogenase subunit 3 family protein, producing the protein MSEPKPVSPRPLRRELGAVALAAAGLPFVRLPTVNAAPSDGSQVRRGFFSPHQLKTVEHLAEQIIPQDEHSPGAQEAEVAQTIDEYLAALYPRNPEHLERRATWRQGLARMDKDAKARFGGLFMALTPDQQYALVLSWSESPAADPRLSFFSELKSRVAWAYYTSAVGIHQDLGYLGNTYAAEFEGDDIGPPLAEVFRKLKIEESK; encoded by the coding sequence GTGAGCGAACCCAAACCTGTCTCACCTCGTCCCCTGCGCCGCGAGCTGGGCGCGGTGGCCTTGGCAGCGGCGGGCCTGCCGTTCGTGCGCCTTCCAACGGTGAATGCCGCTCCCTCTGACGGTTCCCAGGTGCGACGAGGGTTCTTTTCGCCCCATCAGTTGAAAACGGTCGAGCACCTCGCCGAACAGATCATCCCGCAGGACGAACACTCCCCTGGTGCCCAAGAGGCGGAAGTTGCGCAGACTATCGACGAGTACCTCGCAGCGCTCTATCCCCGCAACCCGGAACACCTCGAGAGGCGTGCAACGTGGAGGCAGGGTTTGGCGCGCATGGATAAAGACGCAAAGGCCCGCTTCGGTGGGCTCTTTATGGCCCTTACACCCGATCAACAGTACGCCCTCGTGCTCAGCTGGTCCGAATCCCCGGCAGCCGATCCCCGCTTGTCCTTCTTTTCGGAACTCAAGTCCCGCGTGGCTTGGGCCTATTACACCTCGGCGGTGGGCATTCATCAGGACCTGGGGTATCTCGGAAACACCTATGCGGCAGAGTTCGAGGGCGATGACATAGGGCCTCCCCTTGCCGAGGTGTTTCGCAAACTGAAAATCGAGGAGTCGAAGTGA
- a CDS encoding GMC family oxidoreductase codes for MQGPFDAAFDAFDPKEIYDAIVVGSGAAGGTAAYVLTAAGLRVLVLEAGGRMNVDEELRSTEWPYEHPRRGAAPYEEHSLGRNEYDLKRPPYAASLAEPRVTSYVGGSDYRTRLLVNEREHPYTGTPFAWVRARLLGGKTNIWGRLALRLSDLDFKAARHDGYGEDWPLSYDDVAPYYDRVDRFLGVAGHAEGLPYMPDGQFQTTPRLTKAELHLRATLARMGRVVTPYRAGVTTDGLAHNKYRSRCLRRGACHRKGGCDIHAAFDATTGYLYPALETGRLSIRCNAIAHEITVDPHSGKARGVSFVDAGNRKTYEARARVVVLAASTLESTRLLLLSRSRQHPNGMGNSSGHVGHNFCEHFMGPKISGMMRSLAKKERTRDDGRPGGFYVPRFRSLDRKHEGFVRGYGFEGDSGTSMLPRSMFWAKGFGKSFKKEVRDFAGAVVTMGGFGEVLPRFDNGVSLDPAIKDKWGIPVLKFNVKFGDNERAMAKDMEAEARAMFEAAGIDVLESSNRLLPAGWSIHELGTARMGTDPRTSVLNPFSQSHDVKNLFVMDGAGFVSAGSQNPTWTIMALAWRASDHLAEELRKGNL; via the coding sequence ATGCAGGGTCCTTTCGACGCCGCCTTTGACGCCTTCGATCCCAAGGAGATTTACGATGCCATCGTGGTGGGCTCGGGCGCAGCTGGGGGGACCGCAGCTTACGTCTTGACGGCTGCCGGACTCCGGGTCCTGGTGCTCGAGGCCGGCGGTCGCATGAACGTCGACGAAGAGCTGCGATCGACCGAATGGCCGTATGAACACCCTCGACGAGGGGCGGCCCCCTACGAGGAGCACAGTCTCGGCCGTAACGAATACGACTTGAAGCGCCCTCCCTACGCAGCCAGCTTAGCGGAGCCGCGCGTGACCTCTTACGTCGGAGGAAGCGACTACCGCACGCGGCTCCTGGTGAATGAGCGTGAACATCCGTATACCGGAACACCGTTTGCCTGGGTGCGTGCCCGTCTGCTCGGGGGGAAGACCAACATTTGGGGACGTTTGGCGCTGCGTCTTTCCGACCTGGACTTCAAAGCGGCCCGTCACGACGGATATGGCGAGGACTGGCCTTTGTCATACGACGACGTCGCTCCCTACTATGACCGCGTCGATCGCTTTTTGGGCGTGGCCGGTCATGCCGAGGGCTTGCCCTACATGCCCGATGGTCAGTTCCAGACCACGCCGCGCCTCACCAAAGCCGAGCTACACCTGCGGGCGACGTTGGCGCGCATGGGCCGGGTGGTCACGCCGTATCGGGCTGGCGTGACCACCGACGGGCTTGCCCACAACAAGTACCGCAGCCGGTGTTTGCGGCGGGGCGCTTGTCACCGCAAGGGAGGGTGCGACATTCATGCGGCTTTCGATGCGACCACGGGGTACTTGTACCCTGCGCTCGAGACCGGAAGGCTTTCAATTCGCTGCAACGCCATCGCTCACGAGATCACCGTGGATCCGCACTCAGGCAAGGCCCGTGGTGTGTCGTTCGTGGATGCGGGCAACCGGAAAACCTACGAGGCCCGGGCACGGGTGGTGGTGCTTGCCGCCTCGACGCTCGAGTCGACGAGGCTCTTGCTGTTGTCGCGCTCGCGGCAGCATCCGAATGGCATGGGAAACTCGAGCGGGCACGTCGGTCACAATTTTTGCGAGCACTTCATGGGGCCCAAGATCTCGGGCATGATGCGAAGTCTGGCGAAGAAAGAGCGCACCCGTGACGATGGGCGCCCCGGAGGGTTTTACGTCCCTCGGTTTCGCAGCTTGGACCGAAAACACGAAGGGTTCGTGCGGGGCTACGGTTTCGAGGGCGACAGCGGTACCAGCATGCTGCCTCGGTCCATGTTCTGGGCGAAAGGCTTCGGCAAAAGCTTCAAGAAGGAGGTGCGCGACTTCGCCGGCGCTGTGGTCACGATGGGAGGCTTCGGCGAAGTGTTGCCCCGCTTCGACAACGGCGTGAGCTTGGACCCTGCCATCAAGGACAAGTGGGGCATACCTGTCCTCAAGTTCAACGTGAAGTTCGGAGACAACGAGCGTGCCATGGCCAAAGACATGGAAGCCGAGGCTCGTGCCATGTTCGAGGCGGCAGGTATCGACGTTCTCGAGAGCTCGAATCGTTTGCTACCGGCAGGTTGGTCGATTCACGAGCTGGGAACGGCGCGTATGGGCACTGACCCCAGGACATCCGTGCTCAACCCCTTTTCCCAAAGCCACGACGTCAAGAACCTCTTTGTCATGGACGGCGCCGGCTTCGTGAGCGCCGGGTCTCAGAACCCCACGTGGACAATCATGGCCCTGGCCTGGCGTGCAAGTGACCACCTCGCCGAAGAGCTTCGAAAGGGGAATTTATGA
- a CDS encoding UvrD-helicase domain-containing protein, translating into MSGETAISHMPVELGAVLCNKGGVDSLDLFAPRPSSASSAAGRFSREVLGRTLNGPQLEAVMHPAAPLLVVAGAGSGKTRVITYRLARLLSEGADPFRIFVVTFTNKAAGELRERVAKLMGGGEHLVRGLWMGTFHGLSARLLRRYGEAIGLRKDFVIYDTDDQRRLMQRVLTDLKVPEKQFPVRQVLGAIDRAKNKGVDADKFEPADFFEDTIAKAYRVYEERLRAANAIDFGGLLLKALKLCHPGTPAGDELMHRFDHVLVDEFQDTNHVQYRLVRYLSRATNSITVVGDEDQSIYGWRGADIRNILDFERDHPGSATVKLEENYRSTGNVLKVANAIIAKNTERRDKRLFTSSAAGAPILAFEGETERDEAEFVASRIRDALQRGAAPKDFAVFYRTNGQSRVIEEALRVLDLPYVVVGGTRFYDRAEVKDLLAYLRVLLNPDDSVGLGRIINTPARGIGQSTLDKCEDLASAEGVSLWHALALAVKAPDILGAGPRKKLEAFCTMMLGLRQKVDEGMSPADLAEQVLDVSGYRDALAQDASLEAEGRLENLMELVAQMREYEAEAEAPELAEFLERVALVADADSIDPESGAISLMTVHTAKGLEFPHVFVTGLEEGVFPHQRSIDDDAAIEEERRLCYVAVTRAMEQLYLSRVRRRRLAGQSLGGIPSRFLRDVPFECTESLVQPRPSYYGANTEGQGPWGGRWNREAPERAKSWVEDEMETPSRGRWAEFSHLPPAPPRAPQPPAKGAPASNDLTVHYDDLSPDLGMRIGAKLRHPKFGVGEVRGWQSAGGDVKVTMRFPQVGVKTILAKFLGKP; encoded by the coding sequence TTGTCCGGCGAGACCGCGATTTCCCACATGCCGGTGGAATTGGGGGCGGTGCTTTGTAATAAAGGGGGCGTGGATTCGCTGGACCTATTTGCGCCGCGGCCGTCTTCGGCCTCTTCTGCCGCCGGGCGGTTCTCGCGAGAGGTGTTGGGGCGCACGCTGAACGGTCCCCAGCTCGAGGCTGTCATGCACCCCGCGGCCCCGCTTCTGGTCGTTGCGGGGGCAGGCTCTGGCAAGACGCGCGTCATCACCTACCGGTTGGCGCGGCTCTTGTCGGAGGGAGCAGATCCCTTCCGCATCTTCGTGGTGACCTTCACCAACAAAGCGGCGGGCGAGCTGCGCGAGCGCGTGGCCAAGCTGATGGGCGGCGGAGAGCATCTGGTGCGGGGCCTGTGGATGGGCACCTTCCACGGTCTCTCCGCGCGGCTTTTGCGGCGCTACGGCGAGGCGATTGGCCTGCGCAAAGACTTCGTCATCTACGACACCGACGATCAACGTCGCCTCATGCAGCGGGTTCTCACGGATCTCAAAGTGCCAGAGAAGCAGTTCCCGGTGCGTCAGGTCCTGGGCGCCATCGATAGGGCGAAGAACAAGGGCGTTGACGCCGACAAATTCGAACCGGCCGACTTCTTCGAGGACACGATCGCGAAGGCCTATCGGGTGTACGAAGAGAGGCTGCGGGCGGCCAACGCGATCGACTTTGGAGGCCTGTTGCTCAAGGCGCTCAAGCTATGCCATCCGGGTACACCCGCAGGGGACGAGCTCATGCACCGCTTCGATCACGTGTTGGTCGACGAGTTCCAGGACACCAACCACGTGCAGTACAGGCTGGTCCGGTACTTGTCACGGGCGACGAACAGCATCACCGTGGTGGGTGACGAGGATCAATCCATCTACGGCTGGCGGGGTGCGGACATCCGCAACATCCTCGACTTCGAGCGCGACCACCCGGGGTCGGCCACGGTGAAGCTGGAAGAAAACTATCGGTCGACGGGCAACGTGCTCAAGGTGGCGAACGCCATCATCGCGAAAAACACAGAGCGGCGCGACAAGCGTCTGTTCACCTCGAGCGCTGCGGGGGCGCCCATCTTGGCCTTCGAGGGAGAGACCGAACGCGATGAGGCCGAGTTCGTGGCCAGTCGCATTCGGGACGCCCTGCAGAGGGGCGCTGCCCCCAAAGATTTTGCGGTGTTCTACCGAACGAACGGCCAGTCGCGGGTGATCGAAGAGGCCTTGCGCGTGCTCGATCTTCCCTACGTGGTCGTGGGCGGCACCCGGTTTTACGACCGGGCCGAGGTCAAGGATCTGCTGGCCTACTTGCGTGTGCTCTTGAACCCCGATGATTCCGTGGGCCTCGGGCGGATCATCAACACGCCGGCCCGGGGCATCGGCCAAAGCACGCTGGACAAGTGCGAGGACCTCGCGTCGGCGGAGGGCGTGAGTTTGTGGCATGCCCTGGCCCTGGCGGTCAAAGCACCCGACATCCTCGGCGCAGGACCGCGCAAAAAGCTCGAGGCCTTCTGCACGATGATGCTGGGCTTGCGCCAGAAGGTGGACGAAGGGATGTCACCGGCGGATCTCGCCGAGCAGGTGTTGGACGTCTCGGGCTATCGCGACGCCTTGGCCCAGGACGCCTCACTCGAGGCGGAGGGGCGGCTCGAGAACCTCATGGAGCTCGTGGCGCAGATGCGCGAGTACGAAGCGGAGGCCGAAGCCCCCGAGCTGGCGGAGTTTTTGGAACGGGTGGCGCTGGTGGCGGACGCGGATTCCATCGACCCCGAGTCCGGCGCGATCTCGCTCATGACGGTGCATACCGCCAAGGGGCTCGAGTTTCCTCATGTCTTCGTGACAGGCCTCGAGGAGGGCGTATTTCCGCATCAGCGGAGCATCGACGACGACGCCGCCATCGAAGAAGAGCGCCGGCTTTGCTACGTGGCGGTCACGCGGGCCATGGAGCAGCTCTATCTGTCCCGGGTGCGCCGGCGTCGTCTGGCGGGGCAATCGCTCGGCGGGATCCCCAGCCGCTTTCTGCGCGACGTGCCCTTCGAGTGCACCGAGTCGCTCGTGCAGCCACGGCCCTCCTACTACGGCGCCAACACCGAAGGGCAGGGCCCGTGGGGGGGACGCTGGAACCGCGAGGCTCCCGAACGCGCGAAGTCGTGGGTCGAGGACGAAATGGAGACGCCCTCACGCGGGCGCTGGGCGGAGTTCTCGCATCTGCCGCCGGCACCTCCGCGCGCGCCCCAGCCACCGGCCAAGGGTGCACCCGCCTCGAACGACTTGACCGTTCATTACGACGATCTCTCTCCGGATCTCGGGATGCGCATAGGTGCCAAGCTTCGCCATCCGAAGTTCGGAGTGGGGGAAGTGCGGGGCTGGCAATCGGCCGGTGGGGACGTGAAAGTCACGATGCGCTTTCCCCAGGTGGGTGTCAAAACGATCCTCGCCAAGTTCCTGGGCAAGCCCTGA
- a CDS encoding phosphatase PAP2 family protein, translating to MRKPTAFVALLALGLVSPAYADLPAPAARPRAPTLEGHLPRDVALTLGSTGAWLLGATVLSAPLAPSRCRWCTPNAFDRGVRDALVWNDRDAAELFSNVGIAAAWVNGLGALALVAHADGRLRDSAHDSLYVAEAVGVTMFLTTAVKLMAARARPAVYFQSPGFEAIAREERNLSFFSGHSALSFSLATAAGTVASLRGYRHAPWLWATGLSIAGFTAFARIAADKHYASDVLVGAAVGAGVGAGLPLWLHGRVREPSGPAEAVSWRVLVMPMAQGGTLVGLGARL from the coding sequence ATGCGTAAGCCCACCGCCTTCGTGGCCCTGCTGGCACTCGGCTTGGTCTCCCCGGCCTACGCCGACCTGCCAGCCCCTGCAGCTCGGCCCCGCGCGCCCACGCTCGAGGGGCACCTGCCGCGCGACGTGGCGCTCACCTTGGGCTCTACGGGCGCCTGGCTCCTGGGCGCAACCGTGCTGAGCGCGCCGCTCGCTCCCAGCCGCTGCCGCTGGTGTACGCCCAACGCTTTCGACCGGGGCGTGCGCGACGCGCTCGTCTGGAACGATCGCGACGCCGCCGAACTCTTCAGCAACGTCGGGATCGCCGCCGCGTGGGTCAACGGACTCGGAGCGTTGGCCTTGGTGGCGCACGCGGACGGCCGCCTCCGAGACAGCGCGCACGACAGCCTCTACGTCGCCGAGGCGGTGGGCGTGACCATGTTCCTCACCACGGCCGTCAAGCTCATGGCAGCACGGGCGCGGCCCGCCGTGTACTTCCAGAGCCCCGGCTTCGAGGCGATTGCACGCGAGGAACGCAACCTCTCGTTCTTTTCGGGTCACAGCGCGCTTTCGTTTTCGCTGGCCACCGCGGCCGGCACGGTGGCGTCGCTGCGGGGCTATCGGCACGCCCCCTGGTTGTGGGCCACGGGATTGAGCATCGCGGGCTTCACGGCGTTCGCGCGCATCGCGGCCGATAAACATTACGCCTCGGACGTGCTGGTCGGCGCGGCCGTGGGTGCGGGCGTTGGGGCGGGACTTCCGCTTTGGTTGCACGGGCGCGTACGGGAGCCGTCCGGCCCCGCCGAGGCTGTGTCGTGGCGCGTCCTCGTCATGCCCATGGCGCAGGGAGGCACGCTCGTGGGACTCGGCGCGCGCCTGTGA
- a CDS encoding sigma-70 family RNA polymerase sigma factor — MTNPELDRDLASFFRTKRDTVARWVRRHLPSQVDADDVVQEVFASAWQSLAHFRAEGQLSTWLFVIAHRKARYVRRAALRERAELTGHLGVFDGVPDEDPGADEKFEWQETLSILDAAFIRLREPHREVILRVYMEGESTQEVADALGISPTNVGVRLFRARRALAEEVSRTGKKRTSRPAR; from the coding sequence ATGACGAATCCTGAACTGGACCGAGACCTCGCTTCGTTTTTCAGGACGAAGCGCGACACCGTGGCCCGCTGGGTGCGCCGGCACCTGCCAAGTCAAGTGGACGCCGACGATGTCGTGCAGGAGGTCTTCGCGTCGGCGTGGCAGTCGCTCGCGCATTTTCGCGCCGAAGGGCAGCTGTCGACCTGGCTGTTCGTGATCGCCCATCGCAAGGCGCGCTACGTGCGTCGTGCAGCGCTGCGGGAACGCGCGGAGCTCACGGGACATTTGGGCGTATTCGACGGCGTTCCCGACGAGGATCCCGGGGCCGACGAAAAATTCGAGTGGCAAGAGACGCTCAGCATTTTGGACGCGGCGTTCATTCGCCTGCGCGAGCCTCACCGTGAGGTCATCCTCAGGGTTTACATGGAGGGCGAATCGACCCAGGAGGTGGCTGACGCCCTCGGCATATCACCGACCAACGTGGGCGTTCGGCTGTTCCGGGCGCGGCGGGCGCTCGCCGAAGAGGTCTCGAGGACGGGCAAAAAGCGTACCTCTCGCCCCGCGCGGTGA
- a CDS encoding FecR domain-containing protein encodes MDERENLSAGALSESAADALGALVREGNPPPSLLEAHEQRRRFALAFAARRDRRRPFGAWATAFGVGACCAALAMFVWSTWRRDEALTVTQGKVEPVTMPSVSRPAVSAPSVGETLPEGTTLTFSEGTVAAVGAKSRAVISQLGQHGATLTLVQGVLNLRVTKRPRAAWRVEAGPYLVEVTGTVFDVHWQQETGDFRVDLRSGSVRVSGPGLAARTPLRAGHRLVVEAGSPSIEALNAETVQAARVTPAASGDRPPLASSQGARRLRLASGPQPRQVARAPREAPPAIAEIPTWTGSWEAAKPLDRPREARPEGARVAPETSPPPAETAVVPPSFAPRSRPTTTWEERLVAGEHDLVVSEAERLGLDDVLASRPLSDLKALADASRYSRRPHLARRALEALRARFARSPAAQIAAFELGRLMDDGVGTPEQAARWYHDYLKEAPKGALAEEALARLMVARTRQGEEGQAKEAARRYLREHPHGSRAPLAEQILGRGAKKP; translated from the coding sequence ATGGACGAGCGTGAGAACCTCTCTGCGGGCGCTTTGAGCGAGTCCGCAGCCGACGCGCTTGGGGCACTGGTTCGCGAGGGCAACCCTCCGCCTTCACTTCTGGAGGCCCACGAACAGCGACGCAGGTTCGCCTTGGCGTTCGCAGCCCGGCGCGATCGCAGGCGGCCTTTCGGAGCCTGGGCGACGGCCTTCGGGGTGGGGGCTTGCTGCGCGGCGCTCGCCATGTTCGTGTGGTCGACGTGGCGGCGGGACGAGGCCCTCACGGTGACGCAGGGCAAGGTCGAACCCGTGACGATGCCCTCCGTGAGCCGGCCTGCCGTGTCCGCACCCTCGGTCGGTGAGACGTTGCCCGAAGGCACCACCTTGACCTTCTCCGAGGGCACGGTCGCGGCCGTGGGCGCCAAGAGCCGGGCTGTGATCTCGCAGCTCGGTCAGCACGGTGCCACCTTGACCCTGGTGCAGGGCGTGCTGAACCTTCGTGTGACGAAGCGCCCACGCGCGGCATGGCGGGTGGAGGCGGGGCCTTACCTGGTCGAGGTGACCGGCACCGTCTTCGACGTGCACTGGCAACAGGAGACCGGCGACTTTCGGGTCGATCTCCGCTCCGGGAGCGTGCGGGTCTCGGGCCCGGGGCTGGCCGCGCGCACGCCGCTGCGCGCGGGGCACCGGCTGGTGGTCGAGGCGGGCAGTCCCTCGATCGAGGCGCTGAACGCCGAGACGGTGCAAGCCGCCCGGGTCACGCCTGCTGCCAGCGGGGACCGTCCGCCCCTGGCCTCGTCGCAGGGCGCGCGGAGGCTCCGCTTGGCGAGTGGCCCGCAGCCTCGTCAGGTGGCACGGGCCCCACGCGAGGCGCCGCCGGCCATCGCCGAAATTCCCACGTGGACGGGTTCGTGGGAAGCCGCGAAGCCCCTCGACAGACCACGGGAGGCGCGGCCCGAAGGGGCCCGGGTCGCGCCCGAAACGAGCCCGCCTCCGGCCGAGACGGCGGTCGTGCCTCCCAGCTTCGCCCCGCGATCGCGGCCGACCACGACCTGGGAGGAAAGGCTCGTGGCGGGGGAACACGACCTGGTGGTGTCGGAGGCGGAGCGTTTGGGGCTTGATGACGTGCTTGCTTCGCGGCCGCTATCCGACCTCAAGGCCCTCGCTGACGCGAGCCGCTATTCACGCCGCCCGCACCTGGCACGCCGGGCGCTCGAGGCCCTCCGCGCGCGCTTTGCCCGGTCGCCCGCGGCGCAGATCGCCGCCTTCGAGCTCGGGCGCCTGATGGACGATGGCGTGGGAACTCCGGAGCAGGCTGCCCGCTGGTACCACGACTATCTGAAAGAGGCGCCCAAAGGGGCGTTGGCCGAAGAAGCCCTGGCGCGGTTGATGGTGGCCCGCACGCGCCAAGGCGAGGAAGGCCAGGCCAAAGAGGCGGCCCGACGCTACTTGCGCGAGCACCCGCACGGCAGCCGGGCACCCTTGGCCGAGCAGATCCTGGGACGGGGAGCAAAAAAGCCCTAG